In the Helianthus annuus cultivar XRQ/B chromosome 11, HanXRQr2.0-SUNRISE, whole genome shotgun sequence genome, one interval contains:
- the LOC110888428 gene encoding uncharacterized mitochondrial protein AtMg00820-like: MTTRLKAGITKPKHPINLHTSTSPTISPIPKSHLTALTDPHWQEAMNDEYRALMENNTWELVPRPHNAHIIHCMWLYRHKFHANGTLQRYKARLVVNGKSQQVGMDCFDTFSPVVKPTTIQTVLSIAVSRAWPIHQLDVKNAFLHGDLNETVYMFQPPGFVNKQHPSFVASYANPYTALNKLHGLGITASDDNLLQDIITSLSTEFAMTDLGHLHHFLGIQVTRNRDGLFLSQGSYVRDILE, encoded by the exons TCAATCTGCACACCTCCACCTCACCAACAATTTCTCCTATCCCTAAATCACACCTCACCGCTCTAACCGATCCACATTGGCAAGAGGCTATGAATGATGAATATAGAGCCTTAATGGAAAATAACACGTGGGAGTTAGTTCCACGACCACATAATGCACATATCATCCATTGCATGTGGCTTTATCGCCACAAATTTCATGCAAATGGAACTTTACAAAGGTACAAAGCCCGCCTTGTcgttaatggtaaatctcaacaGGTTGGCATGGATTGTTTCGATACCTTTAGTCCGGTAGTTAAACCCACTACCATTCAGACTGTACTTAGCATTGCCGTTTCACGTGCTTGGCCAATTCACCAACTCGATGTCAAAAATGCATTTCTACACGGTGACTTGAATGAAACGGTTTACATGTTTCAACCACCCGGGTTTGTCAACAAACAACATCCGTCATTTGTTGCCAGTTACGCAAATCCCTATACGGCCTTAAACAAGCTCCACGGGCTTGGTATCACAG CCTCTGATGACAACTTGCTTCAAGATATTATTACATCTTTGTCAACAGAGTTTGCTATGACAGACTTAGGCCACCTTCATCATTTCTTGGGCATTCAAGTAACACGAAACCGAGATGGATTATTTCTTTCACAAGGTTCTTATGTTCGAGACATCCTTGAATGA